The window aggTACCAGTAAGATAACTACCGTATTTGAcagactacaagccgcgactttttttccaaaaaaatcgcattgcggcttataaaaagatgcggctaaaacgttacctaaacttgaatagcattcacctaatggaagtcgccgcggattttcatttcgctcgattagcgattaccggtaccttattagctctctactcaagactcggcgcttttctctttctttcgcgaatcttcgtttgtcaacaagacgttgtgacaagatagcgtacagagaaacaccggatgtatcaggatctcgcgcgcgcgagatttcgtttttttgtgtctcgcgatagttggaggagcgagagccgccatgttgtgttttcgtctgctcgaaatgtgcgcaaaagtcgtaaatcatcccaaaaaagcttattccgggcgggactacatgtgtgtgttggttacaaattgtgtgtgtgatatttttcttcaaactgtttttctttgtttcatttgtttattctcggagccgatttcgccaaataccgtactttcgtttgcctggttgttttgattgattgacacgatctgattatatttttttcgacggcggctaatatagtgacgcggcctatacgtggctcgtcccaatttttttttttaaagtcgggggtgcggcttataaaacggtgcatcttgtaatccgtcaaatacggtactgtATTTATTTTAAAGCAAGACAGTATGGGTTTGTGTTTCCAgagctgtttgttttgttcagcaGTAAATGACGACAAGGAATCAAGTTGATGTGCTCCTGCAACACGCTCTTGCGTCTGATTGGTTCTCCCAATCTCCTTTTTCGTAACAGGAGAAtattgcaaataatgttcacaATGTGTGCATGTACTGTTTGGCACACTCAACATGAAACCTTTGTCAAAATGACACATCAAAAAGTTGTCAGACATTTCACACTGAAAGACAACTAGGGTTCATATGAACAGATCTGTTTTTTCACATCAAAGATTTATTTCAGTCGACATTTAGCATAAAAAGATGACGCTCCACATTTTGCACTGCAAAATCTATTTCACTTGCATTTTCACAAGAAGATTCAGTTCTCACATTTTACACTAAAAGttttatgtacagtgtttttGCTTTACAGTCATAAGGTGCACAGTATCATGTTCCTGAACGCTTTGCTGTTCGAATCCAACGCTGCCATTTTTTCTCCATGTACTTCTGTCTTTCGCTTCTGGTCAAGGGGAGAAACTCCGCATCAAACACCTGCAACAAATGTCAGAACCAACTTCAATCACATTCACCCTTGTAAAGGTAATGGTGGTACACTGCATATGTGTACATTTTCACAAACTTCCTTCGTCAAAGATAGAGCCGTAAAATCAACACAGAGACATTACAGCAACAAAGCAGTGTTCAGGTTCTACAGGCCAGGTAAGGGCATAAACTTGAGTTTCACAAATACATGAATTTGGTGAGTCTCGAATAGTTTCAAGTTTCTTGTCTCTACaagacctaaaaaaatctgagaaaatcatgtaTTAAAATAAGGGAGTATTACAATGGAGGCAACTTTACGTACATTGGAATCAGAATATCTGAGAGAACAgtctttaaaaggggggtaatcGTAAAGAGTGTTCAAAATGAGTTCCATTGTTTTACTTCATGGATAAAACTGATCAAACAAATTCCTGTCGGGTGTCTTCCCATTAATTAGATGCTCCTTTATCAGACTTTTTTATTATCATATCTTCTGTAAATTTAATtccattttgagactccctccttttttaagacccgattcaatttttatttttagatcttCAAAGGGGAAGATGGGTGTGTTCACCTGCACACCCAAAGATGGGTGTGTTCACCTGCACACCCAAAGATGGGTGAGTTCACCTGCACACCCAAAGATGGGTGTGTTCACCTGCACACCCAAAGATGGGTGTGTTCACCTGCACACCCAAAGATGGGTGTGTTCACCTGCACACCCAAAGATGGGTGTGTTCACCTGCACACCCAAAGATGGGTGTGTTCACCTGCACACCCAAACTGTCacacactacagtggaaccccccttataagacaccccaaatttaagactctctcccttttaAAACTTTTAAGacgttttctcagactttctgtctACATGTATTAAACCTCCAtaaagttacccccattttaagacctgattttctcagattgtttgaggtcttaaaagggggttccactgtaccgaaAAGCAAATATGGTTTACCTTCACCACTGTATAGCCGAGCTTGGTCAGGTGTCGCTGGCGCATGGAGAACTCGCCCAGCAAGTGACCGCTGTTGACACAGTAGTGGTCAGCCGTCAAGATCAGGATGGCTAGTCTGAAACAAGAAGAGAGAGTTAAATCAGCTGTTGCCATCATTAACCCAGTGCCTCCAAGAGCGCCCAGTAATGCCTGCAAAATAGTTCatgtgggcggggatatagctcagttggtagcgcgctggatttgtattcagttggccgctgtcagcgcgagttcgatcccaggttcggcggaaatttatttcacagagtcaactttgtgtgcagactctcttcggtgtccgaaccaccccccgtgtatactacattgggtgtgcacgttaaagatcccacgattgacaaaagggtctttcctggcaaaattgcttaggcacagttaataattgtctaccatacccgtgtgacttggaataaggccgtgaaaggtaaatatgcgccgacatggctgcaatctactggccgtataaaatttcatctcacacggcatcactgcagagcgcctagaactgtacccacggaatatgcgcgatataagcctcattgattgattgattgattgaaatctcGTAACGGCTGCATTAATCATCTACAAAATTGCTTTCCCCCCTTTTGTGCCGAAAGACTGCATGAACAGATGAGATCAAGCCTTGCTTCATTGGATCATTCATTTAAGTCTTTTAGGTACTGCATTACAGCCTGCATGATTCTGTCTTGGAGGCATTGGGTTAAGAAATGGCACCTGCAAAACGAGTCAGCGACAGGAATAATTGTTTCCTGCTATGCCAAGTCCATCACACGACAATGAAGTCTGTCGCGTGACAGTGAATTGTTGACTCCTTTCTGAATACAAAACTAAGGCAGACGAGTTATAGAAACACTGAATCTTGGTACAGGTGATGGAGAtggagacaaaacaaaacatttgcaaGAATATCAACCAAGTGGCCTTAAAAGTGGACAGAACCAAAAAAGAACTTTTATTttactcatatatatatatatatatagctattctgatggacacgtgggggaattcgggggctgtgattggatggtctcttccgatcatcaaagcataatgctacggaagtcggccatttttgccaatatccaaaagcatattggcaataacagagacgcatggttccggtttacccatctgtaccacacgatgttttaatcgacaacagcatacactgacaacttgaaattcttctcgggaatgtttttcagctttaaaaatgtcgatagcatacccttttctgctaaacaggactaaatcaattattttctgtccctaaacaccacaaaatgcccaaagtcgaaagatgtagtacaaacaggggagtaaaacggaacagccgtttttgtgtgcctgtgtcagttgccgactgacacaaactttcgcattcggcttttcttatctcttAAGGGAACCGTcatctgcaatcaacgacatggaccattctggtacgtgttgctgacaaaaacatgattttaacacagaatttaatgtcagaacagctatataatcgctattgtgtttttagcgtagcaatagggtctgatatttagactcgtcggcattatacttgtctcatctaaatatcggaccctattgctacgctgaaaacacaatagctgttaatattaagtcgtgccgaattcacggaattgccgaatttgcggaatcggcaacatttttgcaaAACACTCACGCAAAacggcagcgttttgccaaaACTGCATAAAGGCTTTTAAAATTTGCCTATTTCGCAAAAGCTGCAGCACAAAACAGGTGAAAAACAGGGTGAAAGACACACCTGACAGCTGCATAAGTAGACGGCTGACCCCCGTGGTAACTGACTGGAATAGGTTGTCCTCTATCATTCACATGCACCTCCGCATCTGAAACAACAATATCACACATCAGCGTAATGATGACAACTTTGCTCTTGGAGTTACTACCCTAAAAACATACCAAACAGTGCACCAAGGAATGGGATTGAGGTctgatagctcagttggtagaacaCTGGACGTTTGACCCTTGGGTCACAAGTTTGAATCTTGTCCAGCATGCACACGTATGTGAATTGTGATGTCTCAGAAACGGTATCCATGCCGCATCACTGCTGTGACACATGAAAGACCTCAGGCATTCTACCCAAAGTGCAGGTGGCTTATTACACCTGAACAtaacacacctgggtagcgtgactcttgttGATGCTAATTTTCCACTGAGAGGAAGTGACACATTTCCAAGCCAGGGATCGCGTTAACGCAtgttttttgcgtatttgacgcgtTTTAAAATCCGCCCACGCATTTTCCCGGCGCTTATGCGTAACGCGTACGCAAAACAACTTCTATTCAAAACGGCATGCTCAGCAGCACATCCCAATACTGAATCAGACTATAGCCCACGCGCGCGAGTTTAGAATCTCTAGTCTGTTCTGGATCAAGCATAGCACAAGCGCGCGAGTTCAAATCTAAAGTCGGTTTTGGATAAAACAAAATGAGGTGACGTGCTCTCGGCATAAGAGTGTCGCAAGCGACGCAAAGCAACGCTGGTCGGTTTTCTGAAACAGAACATACACCCCAAAATGCACTGGGCGTGTGGCGCCAAATCTAGGCTGAGAGATGCTTTCAGTTCAAGCCTGACATGATTTAACTGTGTTATAGTGTGACGCAAAATCGGTTCTGCTTTACGCGTTTTTTGGCCATTTGAAAAATCTTAGCGCGACCCCTGCCTAGCAGTGGGATAAGTAAGTAATAAAAAAGTTCAGGAAGATTCTCCTAAAGCTGAACAAACACGACTCTAACAAAAGAAACAGTACAGATGAAAACCTGAAAATCTGttaaagcaaggtcttaaaaataatggaggtaaattatgaacagaaaatctgtcaaagcaaggtcttaaaatggaggtaaattatgaacagaaaatctgttaaagcaaggtcttaaaagggaggtaaattatgaacagaaagtctgagaaaacaaggtcttaataACTTTTTCGCGACACGCCGCCAGAATACAAGCGTTGACTGATCATGCCGTTGTCAGCACGCCGCCAGAATCCGTGCGTTAGGTGCGTGAGTCACTTCGCCACACACCGCCATAATAGTAGCGTTGGAAGTGGAAAATACCACGCTGGGGATTTTCCATACGAAAACCCACGTGATAGGTTCAGAGGTCGGCTGCATTATCATACGCGACAAATAACTCCCAGAACAGTTGATTTCATTGGTTAGTTTGGATACTACAGGTCATTGACGGCACCAACCCATGCCTTAGTTTCATATTTAGgattccaaaatgtcgcgagttgtcagtgttgttgttgcgaagcgaagcggcgtgCGGAAGgtgtgcatcaaacagtgttgttgtgatggatggataagtgagtgatgagggtgaatgagttagccaaatcaagagctcgaggtgtcaatgctactttggccaaaacccaatgcaagcggacggacgcgattctggtgccgggaatgtgctgtggccacatggctgtggcgctttgtgttgagccgtgcttcgaagtgtggcacacaaagaaggatgttctccgtgcataaaccgagttctaaacaagtcatttatacaaaaactgtaaatactgtgacagcaagtgtttcttttcttctatggaTAAAACCCAACGCAATGGGACTTGATTCTGGTGCCTGGAATGTGGTGTGGCGTTTTGCGTTGAGCTGTGCTTCCAAGTGTggcactgtaaatactgtgacagcaagtgtttcttttcttctacatggatatattcatcatagtcatcacccagtcatctcattgtctcattcaggttagtaaattcttttttgagtattcactaacaacattttgtgcatattttcaaacatgtctgtagtatttatgtggtgcctctggacttttttttatttaaattgttgacattttcaatagcataccacacaaacacaacaagccttttgacaaatacaaagtacatttctgaaacaatgaaagatctttctttaattgtgtgcaaaaagtaagtctccacatgtactagtgtttttacaatatttttttcaaaatacaatatttttttcaaaatacaatatttttttcaaaatacaatatttttttcaaaatttcccaattttggttgtcagcaggctatttattgacattttcaatagcataccacacaaacacaacaagccttttgacaaatacaaagtacatttctgaaacaatgaaagatctttctttaattgtgtgcaaaaagtaaatctccacatgtactagttttttacaatatttttttcaaaatacaatatttttttcaaaatgtcccaattttggttgtcagcaggctatttatatGCTTTGGCTCAGGCGTTCTGAGTGTATAGTCATGTCATAGGGTGGACGTGTTGAATGAgttaaaagggaggtaaattatgaacagaaaatctgtcaaagcaaggtcttaaaatggaggtaaattatgaacagaaaatctgttaaagcaaggtcttaaaatggaggtaaattatgaacagaaaatctgttaaagcaaggtcttaaaatggaggtaaattatgaacagaaaatctgtcaaagcaaggtcttaaaatggaggtaaattatgaacagaaaatctgttaaagcaaggtcttaaaatggaggtaaattatgaacagaaaatctgttaaagcaaggtcttaaaatggaggtaaattatgaacagaaaatctgtcaaagcaaggtcttaaaatggaggtaaattatgaacagaaaatctgttaaagcaaggtcttaaaatggaggtaaattatgaacagaaaatctgttaaagcaaggtcttaaaagggaggtaaattatgaacagaaaatctgtcaaagcaaggtcttaaaatggaggtaaattatgaacagaaaatctgttaaagcaaggtcttaaaatggaggtaaattatgaacagaaaatctgttaAAGCAAGggcttaaaagggaggtaaattatgaacagaaaatctgtcaaagcaaggtcttaaaatggaggtaaattatgaacagaaaatctgtcaaagcaaggtcttaaaagggaggtaaattatgaacagaaaatctgtcaaagcaaggtcttaaaaggggtccGGAGAGTTAAATTTgggggtcttcaaaggggggttCCAATGTAATACGGTAGTGAAAAGTATACTGTTGCCGCAACATACCGATAGCATAAACTGTGTTGGAACCAAAAGTGCGCATCCTCACAAGACTGTTTCCAATCATGGAGTCCAGGGTCTCCTGTAGTCGGGATTGTAGCATCTTCATTCTTTCACCTGGAAAACAGAAATTAGACAATCTCATTAATATGTGATGCTTAATTagctggcaaaattgtacagatACGCACAGAATGCAAAAGTCTCACAGAAAGCAACGAAGTAAAACATCAGAAATCACGACAGGCCAGTGATCATTGCCTGAACGAATCTCCAATGTGTACTTATTTGAAAGGAAAGGGCATCAAATTGAGCAGAAACTGCATAACATACTCATCAGAGTGACTTTCTCCCTGCAAAGTGCAATCACTGTTGCTGTACGTGTTGGGTTGGCTTTTTTCTCACTTGTACTTTTTGCTCTTGTTTTCCGCACTGTCATTAGTGTTGGGGGCGCAACCTCTTTCACACTAGGGCATGAAAATCGGGAAAGAGTCACTCTATTATAAAATCATTAAAATAATTGTAGCTGTAAAGTATTTaacaagaaaaagagagacaaaagTGCAGAGCTGTGTATTGACCTTTCCAAGCCTGCCCTGCCTGCAGCTTGTAGAGATACGGAACACGGACACCTCGTGAGTCCAGCTTGACCGCAGACTGCAGCATCTCCAGCCACATGCCTGCTTCATGGGGCCTGGCCAAACCTGCACACAACACATTGCACTGTCAAACCTGTCTGTAGTGTTATGACCCCTTGAGGAACCAACCAACAGTGGTCGCTATAGACAGGTGGCCTCTATGGAAAGATGAATGATGATGGGCTTTCATTAGACTGGTCATAATTTGCAGGTGGtcattatcaagaggtggtcgccagggcaagTTCAACTGTACTTTCAAACCTCACTTCTTGGAGTGAAAATATGACACAAAGATAAACTTATCACAGAACCAAGAACGCAACTAGTTCGTAACTGTTAGTGTAAATCTCTAAGTTCTACATGAAAAAAATCCATCAGTAACGTATGGAAATACTGTTTGTAAACTCACGCATGTAGTATGTCTACATTATATATAGTTCAACGTGACCTATTGTTTTCTATGATGTATCACTATCAGCTAATGTTTCATGAATATATATGTTTACAtgtatgtacagtggaacccacattTAAGACTCTATAAAGATGAGATAATcaggttttaaaagggaggtaaaAAACCGTAAATGTACAGACACTGTGAACTATCAACTAAACCTATAACAAATTAGAATATATCTTTAAATGGTCAGGAGCCCTTAAAATGCGACTTCCATTGTATTTGATACCTTTCACTTTGCTGAAGAAAGTTGGCGTCAGCACTTTCTGCACAAAGTTCAGGGGCACTCTATCCACAAAGGCAAAAGAACACAGAAGTTCAGCAAGATGATCTGGGTGGAAGTCTGTGAAGCGCTTTTCTAGCATCTTTTCTGATTGCAGCAGAAAGCCATGACAATCTTTGGGCATGTAGTTGAGCTGTCCGAACGGTCTCAGAACGGTGAAGAGCTGCAGTGCCGAGTACGTCTCTCCATGCTGCACAAAATGTTTGGCGGCAGCGTCCAGAATGGTGGGGGAGAAGAAACGACGAGTGCGACAATACTCCATCACCAAACCCAACAGGTTCGTGTTCATGTCCGCGCCTCGAGCGCCAATGTACCGCTCAAGGGCTGTGGTGAAGTTGGAATCGCTGAAGCGGAAGTGGACGAAGGCGGCGACAAACTGCATGAGGCCGTCCTCGGGGAGGTGGTGGATGTTGAGGAAGAGCCAGTGCGCCAGGTCGGTCATCATGCTGACCTGCAGGGAGTTGAGCTGCACCAGGCTGGCCACACACCCCACCGCCTGCTCTGCCGGCATCTTCCACCAGATCTTGTGGAACTGCTTGCCCAGCACCTTCAGCAGGTACTTGTGGCTGGGAGGCAGACAGGCCAGGACCTTGGCTAGGCTGGTCTCTGTCACGTCCCTGTAGTGGTTGCCCatgtacacccacacactgttgATCAGGTCTCTGTCTCCTCTAGGAGAGGCGCGTAACAGCTGACTCAAATTGCACAAATCGTCTATGGAGAACTGTTCCTCTACCATACGCTTCTCTATCTCTCCATTGATGGCCGACATGCAGCTTTGTTCGAAGCTCTCCATGGTCATGTAACAGGACACCAGCTCAAGCAACGTTTCGTTAGAAAGCTGAGCGACGTCTTTTCCGACGGTATCGTTCAACTCCCTCATGACGGCTGTGCGAATGAATGAGTGCAGGTCATCCCAGTCAGAGTTCATTTTCTGCAGTTGACTCACTCTCTGCAAGGCTGCTGACGCAGAATAGCCAGTCACTCGTTGTGCAGGAATCTCCAGCAGTTTAAACACGTCTCTCACCGACTCGCATTGTTGCAACAAATACTGAAAGTTCTCATCTTCTGTGGTCATGGGCCGAATCCTTTCACCAGAGAAGGTGTGGTTGGTGAGAGGAACCATTCCCTTGTCCAGCAAGCGAATGAGGATGGGCAGCTCCTGAATCTCCAGGCCATCCTGCAGCAAAATGGACGAAACGCTGACAACGTTTCTGGAAGATGGAGGAGCAAGTCTGTGTTGGGAGCAATGAATGTGCCTCTTGCCAGGGTCACTCTGGACACGGCAGGTGGCTGTTGGCAGGCCTGTGCAGGTAGAGGTCAGTGTGCTATGTCCTGCACTGGACAAACGGGCTGCTGCTCTGGTCAGCTTGAGTACTGCCACTCGGACTGTTGCCAGTGATGGCTGAGACATGACGATGATTTCTGGTAAACCCCAGGCTACTGTGAATTGGTATCTGCACATAGTTATTTGGAAAAGTTTGAAAACATGAACTATAACATCAAACTGattttaattaaaaatgtgACAGTTTCCCCACTTCATCACCAAACAATGAAAAAATATATGAAGCACAATAAACACTAATCACTTAGGGAACATCACCAAAATGATTGCATGACCAACATATATTCAGCCTCAATGAGCCCTCTGatcgtgtgtcagtgtgtcgatCCTTGCTTCTGCATGCAAGCTGAGCATAGATTTATCTTCACATGACACCATGGAACTTTTGGAAGCTGCTCTAACTTTCTAAGTCTAAGTTCTAAACTTGTTCAACTTCAAGTTC of the Littorina saxatilis isolate snail1 linkage group LG14, US_GU_Lsax_2.0, whole genome shotgun sequence genome contains:
- the LOC138947694 gene encoding FAST kinase domain-containing protein 3, mitochondrial-like — encoded protein: MSQPSLATVRVAVLKLTRAAARLSSAGHSTLTSTCTGLPTATCRVQSDPGKRHIHCSQHRLAPPSSRNVVSVSSILLQDGLEIQELPILIRLLDKGMVPLTNHTFSGERIRPMTTEDENFQYLLQQCESVRDVFKLLEIPAQRVTGYSASAALQRVSQLQKMNSDWDDLHSFIRTAVMRELNDTVGKDVAQLSNETLLELVSCYMTMESFEQSCMSAINGEIEKRMVEEQFSIDDLCNLSQLLRASPRGDRDLINSVWVYMGNHYRDVTETSLAKVLACLPPSHKYLLKVLGKQFHKIWWKMPAEQAVGCVASLVQLNSLQVSMMTDLAHWLFLNIHHLPEDGLMQFVAAFVHFRFSDSNFTTALERYIGARGADMNTNLLGLVMEYCRTRRFFSPTILDAAAKHFVQHGETYSALQLFTVLRPFGQLNYMPKDCHGFLLQSEKMLEKRFTDFHPDHLAELLCSFAFVDRVPLNFVQKVLTPTFFSKVKGLARPHEAGMWLEMLQSAVKLDSRGVRVPYLYKLQAGQAWKGERMKMLQSRLQETLDSMIGNSLVRMRTFGSNTVYAIDAEVHVNDRGQPIPVSYHGGQPSTYAAVRLAILILTADHYCVNSGHLLGEFSMRQRHLTKLGYTVVKVFDAEFLPLTRSERQKYMEKKWQRWIRTAKRSGT